A window of the Gordonia humi genome harbors these coding sequences:
- a CDS encoding queuosine precursor transporter, producing the protein MTTTVGRAVFARISSPYFPILTALFVGIMLISNIAATKAVVLFDGWLHFDLGPLHVNGLVTDGAFFMFPLSYVIGDVISEVYGFRAMRRTVAAGFVVILLASLCFWIAIKLPAADFYDGQSSFDTVLGSVPQIVAAGLAGYVVGELLNSYVLVKMKERAGERHLWARLISSTVVGEFFDTLVFCSIAATAIGISTWSDFINYVVIGFVWKTLVEVVVMPITYAVVGFLKRAEPSYREALMNGDHTSPRVP; encoded by the coding sequence ATGACCACCACCGTCGGGCGCGCCGTCTTCGCGCGCATCTCCAGCCCGTACTTTCCGATTCTGACCGCGTTGTTCGTCGGCATCATGCTGATCAGCAACATCGCGGCGACCAAGGCCGTCGTGCTGTTCGACGGCTGGCTGCACTTCGACCTCGGACCGCTGCACGTCAACGGACTGGTGACCGACGGCGCGTTCTTCATGTTCCCGCTCAGCTACGTGATCGGCGACGTGATCAGCGAGGTGTACGGCTTCCGGGCGATGCGTCGCACCGTCGCGGCGGGCTTCGTCGTGATCCTGCTCGCCTCGCTGTGCTTCTGGATCGCCATCAAACTGCCCGCCGCCGACTTCTACGACGGCCAGTCGTCGTTCGACACCGTCCTCGGGTCGGTTCCGCAGATCGTCGCCGCCGGCCTTGCCGGCTACGTCGTCGGCGAGCTGCTGAACTCGTACGTGCTGGTCAAGATGAAGGAACGAGCCGGCGAGCGACACCTGTGGGCACGTCTGATCTCCTCGACCGTCGTCGGCGAGTTCTTCGACACGCTGGTGTTCTGCTCCATCGCGGCCACGGCGATCGGCATCAGCACATGGTCGGACTTCATCAACTACGTGGTGATCGGTTTCGTGTGGAAGACCCTCGTCGAAGTGGTTGTCATGCCCATCACGTATGCGGTCGTGGGTTTCCTCAAACGGGCCGAGCCGTC
- a CDS encoding DUF4307 domain-containing protein produces MSSSDGGGIGPTPHSGPRATYPTEQTPSSRKRWFYVLSIGVVVIGVAIAYFAYDRFADPAVSGDATAFEIVSSDTVSVQYTVNRADPDEAVACVVRARNQDGAEVGRREVLVPAGGETQVGAKTEVHTSEPAVIGEVFGCSTSVPPYLKPAA; encoded by the coding sequence GTGAGCAGTTCAGACGGGGGCGGCATCGGCCCCACCCCGCACAGCGGTCCCCGCGCGACATATCCGACCGAACAGACTCCATCGAGCAGGAAACGATGGTTCTACGTGCTCTCGATCGGCGTCGTTGTGATCGGAGTCGCCATCGCGTATTTCGCGTACGACCGATTCGCCGATCCGGCGGTGTCGGGCGACGCGACCGCCTTCGAGATCGTGTCGTCGGACACCGTGTCGGTGCAGTACACGGTGAACCGGGCCGATCCCGACGAGGCCGTCGCCTGCGTCGTGCGCGCCCGCAATCAGGACGGCGCCGAGGTCGGTCGCCGCGAAGTCCTCGTGCCCGCGGGCGGCGAGACGCAGGTCGGCGCCAAGACCGAGGTGCACACGTCGGAACCCGCCGTCATCGGTGAGGTCTTCGGCTGCAGCACATCCGTTCCCCCGTATCTGAAGCCCGCCGCATGA